The DNA region AGGACTTCTCAAGTTGTGTCATTAATCTTTACAAACTCGCTGACGCCTGCGACCCCGGTGGTTGAAAATTTTTGGATTTTTACTAGTTTGACCTCCAATCTTCTTTTGCCTACTATGTGCTAGAACATATCGGCTTCCACTACATCTCACTTTCAGGGCTATCACGTTCACCATTTGGTTTCGGCTCGAATGTTTCACTGTCTACGCTTTACTACTGTCGTTACCTTCAGCAGCACAAGACTCGCTATATGGTGGATCTAGCTTCTCCTTCCATAACTGGACTTTCACCAGTAAGATTAATTCACCTTTTCTTGACGCACCAACTATATCTATCATATCTTCTTATATCGAACTCGTGTATAATATAGCATATTCATTATATAGAATTTGTGTTAATTCAGGAATTAAATATTCCTAACATTGTTTTTGTGTAAGGAATACTTAAACATAATTAGTTATTTTAACATTGCTGTAATGCTTAATCCATCTACTTTATGCTCTATTTTTTATATCAAACTTGCGTTATAATAAGCTTCTTCCAGATAACGAAAAGCCTTCATCTTTGCTGCTACCTAGTATTTCTCTGTCTTCATTATTTTCACAATGACTTTCTGCTAAATCGCTTGTATCAGTTATATCTAATGTTGTAAATTCATCAATCATGCACTTGGTTTCAACTTTTGCATGAATTTGTTCGCTTAATGAACATGATTGTGCAGTAGCAGCGCTTTCCTCTGGTGGTATGAACGATTTTTCTATTTTAAATTTATCTACTTCAGTGCAATTGACAGGGCATGTAGAGTTTTTAGTAATATACTTACTTTTGACTATATTTTTTTGAAGAGTAGAATGAGTAGCTAATTTGTTAAATATTATTAGAATTTTATTCTCTGGATTTATGTAAAGAGTAGTAGCAATAAGGCGCAAATCCCTGCTAATAAGTTTTAATTCTATTACCTTATTATCTTTAACGTGTAAAATTTTTATTCCACTGCATTTTTTTTGTCTATGTATTATACCTTTTTCTAATGCTGCCTGACATTGTTGCTTTGTAACAGTGTCAAGCTGCCGTGATATCTTTTCATCAATAATTGCAAATAATCCATCTGAGTTTATAAAAGATGAGCTATTGGCTATGGATGTAGTATTATTAGATGATATTATTCTTTGATCATCAATATGCCAATGTGTAGTATTTAAGTCTGCCTCTATCTCATTTTGAGATTCTGCTTGAAAAAGTCTTGGTAATGCTTCTAAGATACTATCTTCATCACTAGATTGGCACTCTACATTTTCTTGCAAAGAATACTTGTTAACTTCTTCTTCTTCTGAATTAACTTTCTGCTGAAACAAAGCTTGTAATGCTGCTAATATTGTATCTTCATTATCAGATTGATGCTTGATCTTTTTTTGCATAGCACTTTGATCAAGTTCTTTTGCTTTACTGTATAAAATTGAACATACTTTACTATTCTGTGACTTTTGCTCAAGTTCTTTAAGAAATTTGCTTGCTAACTTACGTTTAGCATGTTTAGCACTATTATCGCTATTACTGTATAGTACATATTTATGATATAATATATGCGGTTGTGATGTAGGATATTGTGTGCTGTATTTTTGTAAAAATTTTATTCCTTCATTATATAACTCTGCTTTAGCATAAATTAATAACGTGTTTTTGATTATTGAGAAAGCTATTGCTGGATCAGGAAATAAACTCAGCCCAGATTCTGCAATTTGAATAGCATGGGTGAGAGTTTGTAAATCTTGCGCATGAGTACATATAAAAACATAAGTATTAACAAAGTATGGATATTTCCAGCCTAGATTTTCTATTAATTTATTATGTTTCTTTATATTAGCTGACTTATTAAACTTAACACTTGATAATTCTTCTAATTCAGCTACTTCTTTTACAAGATCTGTAACTTTGACAGAAGTATATTGTTTAAATTTTAATTTCTGAGTTATTAAACACAAATCTTTGAAAGATTTAGGTAAATTACCATGCTGTATACACTCGTTTGCATCTTGTTCCTTATTACATGCTTGATAAATATTAATTTTATTAACCAATGCTCTAAAACATTTAGTAGCTAGTTTTGGTAATAAACTAGATCTGCAAGTTTCTATAGCTTTATCAAGATAGAATATAGCTTTACGTGAGGTATACAGTGATTCATAAAGAAATGCTAAACTAATACATGCTTCTGCTTTATCCTCTGGATTAACTACTGCTGCTGGATTAAATAGTAATTCTGCGTAATAATTTGCTTTATCCACATTTAGTTCCTTACAAGCCCTAGATATCATATAACAGTATAGACCATGAAGTTTATCTATTTGTATAAGGTCTTCATTTTGTGGAATAATAACAGTATTTAATAGATTCTCTAGTGCTGTTTGAGCCCTATCTGTAAGTTCAAAGCATGTAGCAGAAAAAGATATGAAGTTTAGAACATGTCTTTTGTGAGCTAATCCAAAACTGCTTGATGTCAATATTTTGGAAGTAGATTCTAATAATTTTAGAAAATATTTTTGAGATTTGCAGGATAATACTTTGATAAAAAGGATTGTACATGTTTGAAAATCATTTTGATTATGATCTTCTATTTGGAATGGATTCTCATAAAGTTGCCGAGAAAACAACTGCATTTGTAATGATTGAGCTTTGAATTTGCAATGAGTATTTAATAGTTTAGTTTGTCCTTTAAGTCTATAATGTATTCTAAGGGTTGTTGTATATATACATTGATGAGATTGAATGTCAATCTCATCCTTCCATATTGCAACATGAATTGGTCTAAAGTTGCAACTATTTGGTTTTGTATAGTCTACACTATTCATTTTTAATAATAGCTTTACACCTTCTAGGTTACCACCTAATATTGCATTACCAAGGATAGTATTGCCATTACCAGGACTTAATGCATTGAGATCAAGATTAAATTTAGGATTTAATAGGAGCTTAAGATTTCTGTTTGCTTTGAAGTAAGCGGCATAATGTACTGCTTCATGTGCATGATCTGTAATTAGCGATGGAAAAAGTCTGCTTAGCGCTCTTAGAGACCAATAATACTTATCTTGTATTGCAAAATGCTCAATTAAAGCTTTCCACTGATTTTGAGGTAGCATTAATGTATCATATTGCCGAACTTTCATTTCCTTTAATAGTATTTGGAATACCACAGAATCATTATTACTAATTGAATAAATTATACAGGCTGCTGTCTGCGCTTGATTTTTTAATAGATGATCAAGAGCTTGCTCAACAGCGTTCTTAAGTTTGATTTTCATGATACAATTTTATATAAAATAAATAATCTTGTTCAGTATTAGTGATTTCAAAAGCAATGGAGGTTAAGACAAAGCTAAAATTCAACATTGGTTTATCTTAAAGTTCTTTGCTTTTTTAATGCTGATTTCTTGTAATTATTAAAATTTATTGTATTATTCTTAAACATATTAGCGCTGTTATAACTTTCATGAAATGAACAAAGATTATACAGTAATTGTATATTATATTATATTTTTGGCCATTTGTCTATGGATTTCATCAAATAAAAGCTAAACACTATGTGCTAGAATGAGTTGAATATATAGTAAATTAGAGATAGCATGTTAAAAATCAAGAAAAATGATAAACATGTTTGTTTGCCACTATCAGATGATAAACGATCAGCAAATTGCCTAATATAATACAATTATGTTTTAATGCAGACATTTCAGGAATATAAAAAGCTTTACGTAGGTCTGAATTACCAATTTTAGAGATTCTACTGTAGCTAGACCACTATAAAACAGTTATGTTATATATTTTTTTGAAAAGCATCTCTAAGCCACAGTGATATTTCATTCTCCTTGATTTAGCTTGAAACAATTTTTTCAATAGGATTTAAATCATGAGAATAAGGAGGTAAATACTCTAATATATGTCTATCTTTTTATAGCAAGCCTATATAAAACAGTTATAATAGTTTGGCTATTACTATGACCTAAGTATATTTTTCAAAAAGTATATAATATATAACTGTTTTATAGTGATTTAGCTGTAATTTTTAAATGAGTATGTTTATGAAAACTTGCATTGCCTACTATAACTACAGAATTATTAGGTAATTTCTGAATTAAATCCTGTTCTATCAAACAGTTAAAAATAGCAGTATTAACATCGCAGTCAAAAATTGATACTGTTAGCAGACATTTGTCTACTAATGCTCCTATAACATTAGTTTTCTTTGATGGATGCCAATCATAAACTCTATAACACCTCATGCCTGCATATCCGTAAGTTATAGTTGTACTATGAACAAACCTCTCTCATCCGTAAAAACAATAACTTTTCATTTGTCTTTGTGCCTTTTTATCCTATTCTAACATTTTAATCTCTCTTCTTTTTTTGCCTTCTGATATTTTATAGCTTTTTTTAGTACATTAGACCTCTTTCGAAACTGGTTAAGGTAGTTCAAAATTATAAATGCCAGAGATCAAATTAAATCTAAGACCGAATCTTTTACGTCTATTTCGATATTTGTCAGCAATAATTTTGAACCGTTTTAGCATAGCAATAACGTTTTCATTGACAACTCTTTTTCCTGCTAACCTACGATTATTCTTTTTATCATTTTTAGTTAAAGGATTTTTCTTGCTTTTTTTCTTTGGTAATGCAGAATTATTGCGAATTTTTTGTATACCTTGATATCCTGTATCAGTAATCGCTTTAATCTTAGGATGGATAAGAATTTTGGATTCCTTAAATAATCTAAAGTCATGTTTTTTACCGTTAGAAAAATCTGTACATATTACTTGGTGCGTTTTCTTGTCTACCACTATTTGAGTTTTTAGTGTATGCTTTTTCTTCTTTCCCGAATAATAGAATTTTTATTTTTTTTTAGGTCCTTCTATAGGACTCTCAGTAGCACCAATCAAGACTACTTCATAATTCATATCGCTATTCATTAGAGCTTTACGACCTGGAAGAGCAAAGTTTGGGTGTTTAACTAAGGTGTCTTCTACCCATTTTACAGCTTTATATGCTGAACTTTCACTAATCCCATAGTTCTGACCTATATGAAAATAAGTACGGTATTCTCTAAGGTATTCTAAGGCCATCAATAACTGTTCCTCCAAATTGAGCTTATTTTTACGCCCTCCTTTTGATTTCTTAACACCATCAGCTTTCCTCAAAATATCCACCATCTTTGAGAATGTTCCCTTCCTTACTACTGTTAATCGACGAAATTTTTCATCCTTTAACTCTTTAATCTGATCTAATTTCATTGTTACTTCAAATCAGATTTTTATAACACCATTTTACATCATTGTATAGTTTCGAAAGAAGTCTTATGTAATAATTTAATCTCTTTAATGCTTTTTGTACACCAGACTTACTTACTCATAGTCCTTTAGCTCTTTCGTATTAATATGTGTCACTATATTGGCTCACATCTTCATTTTAGTTTATCAATAAAGGCTTTTATTGGAGCTCTGTTTCTGTTTTTTAACTACAATATGTTTTTACTAAATACAAATACTGTATTCTTTCCTATCACAAAATATTTTGATACTTTTTCAAAAGTAATTTTCTCTCTTCCCTTTATGTCCAGTACTTTTTTCCAAAATATATCGAATATGTCATACTAATTACTTTTTTATTTTAATACTTCAAAATTAGAATTTAAAAAATTATTAATGCTAAAAACTTCAAATATGTTTATAATAAACACCATTTAAAACATTTAAAGTCAGGTATATTAATGTCCAAACGTATATTATCTGGTATACAGGTTACAGGAAAGCAGCATCTTGGCAATTATTTAGGATCTATACAGAAATGGGTTCAAATGCAATCAAAATTTCAGTCCATATTTTTTCTTGCTAATCTACATTCAATTACTACTTCACAAGAATCATTGAAACTAAGTGAGTCGATATTTAGTTCAGCTTGCATGCTTCTAGCATGCGGAATAAATCCCAAACAATCAATAATTTTTCTTCAATCTGATGTTAAAGAACATTCAGAGCTTGCATGGATACTAAATTGCGTTACTCCACTTGGACAATTAAAACGAATGACTCAATTTAAAGATAAAACTATCAAATGCAGCTCAAATAATATCAACTTAGGATTGCTAGCATATCCTGTACTGATGGCTGCAGATGTTCTGTTATATCAAGCAGATTTAGTACCAGTTGGGGCTGATCAAAAGCAACATTTAGAACTAGTAAGAGATATAGTTAAAATAATCCATCATAAGTTTAATGATGATACCATTTTCAAGTTACCGGAACTATTTATAGATCATACAGCAGGAAAAATCATGAGTCTAAAAGATGGCAGAAAAAAAATGAGTAAGTCAGATATCTCTGATTTTAGTAGAATTAATCTAACTGATTCACAAGACGTTATTTTTAGAAAGTTGCAAAAAGCAAAAACTGATTGCTATACTCAAATCACATATGACCCTACAAGCAGACCAGAGATTTCTAATCTAATTAATATATTTGCTGCACTATCTAATAAAACCACTAATGATATAGTAAAAGAATATGAATATGCAGAATTAACTAAATTTAAAAAAGACTTAGCAATGTTAATTATTGATTGTCTTAACCCTATTTTGAAAGAATATAATAATTATATGAATAATTTAGATTATGTTAATCAAGTATTGATTACAGGGGCTAATCAGGCTAAAATAATAGCTGAAAAAACCATAACAAAAGTAAAACAAAAATTTGGACTACAAATTTTGTCAACATAAATATGATATCTAAATCTAAAACTAAATATGCTTTACATCGAGCTATTAAAGAGGCGATATTGAAAAAGTACAGCAAGAATAGCACACTTTGTAAATTCAAAATATAAAGATGGTATCACCGCTTTACATGTATCTTTGAAATATAAGAATCTACATATTGCTAAGATTTTGCTGAACAATGGAGCTAACGTAAACGCAAAAAATAATGATGGGCACACTGCTTTACCATCTTGTTGTTGTGTGAGTAGACCTAACCAATTGCTCAATTAGGCCCCTCCTCAGAACCGGACTTGCAGAATTACCGCATCCGGCTCTCAAAAATAAGATAAGCATTATGCCTTATTTGTTGTCTAGAACATTGAGACAATCTTTCCAATTTTAGGAAAATTTACTCTTTTAAGTATCTCGGTTAGTCTTTTCCAATTCATCTTACGTTTTCCTCCCATTCTATTAAACCAGTTATATATTGCCCGTTTACTTTGGTTGATAAATGAACTTACTCGTCTTTTATTATCAGATATACCATGATAGTTGATCCATTCACCTAATAACTCTAATGACTTGTGATAATGTTTGTGTTTTATCTTGCTTGTTTAGCTGACTACGCAAATATTTTCTCAGTCCTTTCAGTTTCTCAGTAAAACGATCTCTCCTTGAGGTATATTTTAGTCTCCATGTTATGCCAAATCTTGATTTTCTCCAATAGCAAGTAAATCCAAGAAAATTATAACTTGCGATCTTCCTGCATTGTTGGGCTAAATTTGCAGCATGGTCTCTACCAGATTTTATCATTTGTGATTTAGCTTCATTGATATTTAGCCCATACTTATTTAACCTTTTAGGCAAAACATCATAAAACCTTTTCGCATCTGCTTCCCTTTCAAAGACAAATACCATATCGTCGCAGTACCTCACCATTCCTGTTTGTCCCATTAAGTTTTCTTTGCTGATTTTTGCAAACCAGCTATCTATAACATAATGCAGAAAGACATTTGCCAGGATTGGTGAAACTATTGATCCTTGACGACAACCTTCTTTGTTAGTAACTATAGTACCATTTTCTATGATTGGTGTTTCAATCAGTTTCATAACTAGTCTTAGAAACTTCTTGTCAGATATTCTCTTTCTTAGAAATTCCATCAACTCGCAATGCTTAATTGTATTGAAACACTTTGTTATATCAATCTCTACTATAGCCCCTTTATTGAAGTTATACGTAAGTCTGTTTAACTCCCTTAAAGCATCGTGTGCATTTAATTTAGGTCGAAATCCATAGGAATACTTTAAGAATATTGGCTCAAACACAGAGTTTAATATCTTGCTTACTGTAGACTCGATTATCTTATCTTCAAAACATGATATTATCAAAGGTCTTTTGCCTCCATCTTCTTTTGGAATTTCTGTTATTCGTGCAGGTTTAGCCTGATATTTCCCATTGCAAATTCTAGTAAGAAGCGAGAGCAGATTTGCTTTCAACTTCTTACCATAATCCTCTTTGGTTATACCATCTATTCCTATCGCTTTCTTGCTATCGAGTTCCTTATATTGTTCTTCTAATATCTTTAAATCAATGATATGTCCAAGATTATTAAACTTTATGTCTTGATTTAGATTATTAAACTTTATGTCTTGATTTAGATTATTAAACTTTATGTCTTGATTTTTCGATGATAGCAACTTTATACGCTCAAGTTTCGTTAACCATGTATTTCTGTCTATGCTGTGTACAGCCATTGTTTCCTCTTGCATTCTTACTTTTCTGCTAACCCTTTGCTCCACCCACATTACTAGGTTTCATCACTACTATGGTTAACTCAGCCATCCTTACACCATCTCCAAAGCTTTATGTTTCACCACTTGTACTTTGAATACTTACTTAATTACGTAAGAGTTATAAGGACTTCTCAAGTTGTGTCATTAATCTTTACAAACTCGCTGACGCCTGCGACCCCGGTGGTTGAAAATTTTTGGATTTTTACTAGTTTGACCTCCAATCTTCTTTTGCCTACTATGTGCTAGAACATATCGGCTTCCACTACATCTCACTTTCAGGGCTATCACGTTCACCATTTGGTTTCGGCTCGAATGTTTCACTGTCTACGCTTTACTACTGTCGTTACCTTCAGCAGCACAAGACTCGCTATATGGTGGATCTAGCTTCTCCTTCCATAACTGGACTTTCACCAGTAAGATTAATTCACCTTTTCTCTTGACGCACAGACCGAATCTTTTACGTCTATTTCGATATTTATCAGCAATAATTTTGAACTACCTTAAGCAGTTTCGAAAGAGGTATAATTATGTTTTAATGTAGGTATATAGCTAAACCAGTATAAAACAGTTATGTTATATACTTTTTGAAAAGCGTGTCTAAGTTACAGTGATATTTCATTCTGCTTAATTTATCTTGAAACTATTTTTTCAATAGAATTTAAATCAGGAGAATAAGGAGGTAAATACTCTAATATATGTTTATCTTTTTCTATCATGATTTTTAAATGATGACTTTTATGAAAACTTTGTATTATTGATCACAACTACAGAATTATTAGGTAATTCCTGAATTAAATCATGTTCTATGCAACAGTTTAAAATAGCAGTATTAACATTGCATTCAAAATTGATACGGTTGCAGAGATTTATCTACTAATGCTCTTGTAGCTAAGTCACTATAAAACAGTTATATGATTTACTTTTCAAAAGTATATCTAGCTCATAGTGATAGCCAAACTATTATAACTGTTTTATAGTAGTTTAGTTATATAAAATTAGTTCTCTTTGACTGATGCAAATCATAAACGCAGTAACATCTTATACCTTTTGCTGCATATCCGTAAGTTCTAGCTGTACTGTGAACAAAACCACTTTCATCATAAAGACAATAATAGAAAAAATTAAGAGATACGATTTACAAACAATGTTATATTATAAATAAATACTACTTTCTATACTTTTTTAGCTATTGCTATATGTTAAATTATATAAGCATAAAATTAATAACTTTGAAAATAACATGACCTAACTTAATAATTAGTTTATGCAAATACTATACAATCATTTAGAGGCAATATTATGACAAAGTGGATTTATCGATTTTCAAGTATGTCTGCAAACTTACCTCATATTAATTCAGTAGGCCAATCCTGTAATATAATAGAGGATAATCTGCAAAATCTACTTGGTAACAAAGGTATAACACTTGCTCAGATGTTTAGTCAAAAGCTACCTGTACCGCATGGTTTTATTATATCAACTAAATTATATCGTTACTATCGGCAAAATAATGATTCTCTACCAAGTGATTTCATATCTGATTTAAAATCATCTATTCTAGATTTAGAACATCAAACTGGAAAAAATTTTGGTGATTATAATAATCCGCTATTGGTTGCAGTAAGGTCTAGTGCTGCAGTATCTATGCCTGGAATTATGAACACTATACTTAATCTAGGTATAAATGATATTATAGTTGAAGGATTAAGTACTGCAACAGGTAATAGAATTTTTGCATTAGATACTTATGTGCGCTTTATTCAAACTTATGGACAAGTAGTTATGGGAGTATCACCCGCAGAATTTGAACTTGCTTTAAATCAGTTTAAAACATTAAATAATATTACTAGTCAAGAGCAGCTAACTCCAGAACATTTGCATAATCTAATTACAATTTTTAAGCAAATTATTCATAAAGAAACTAAACAAGAATTTCCACAAGATGTTAATATTCAATTACACCAAGCTATTCAAGCAGTATTAAAATCATGGATGAACCACCATGCTATTACGTATAGAAAACTTAACAATATTTCAGAAAATATTGGAACTGCTATTATTGTACAAACTATGGTTTTTGGTAATATGGGTAGTGATTCAGCAACAGGAGTAGTGTTTACTAGAAATCCTTTAACAGGTGATAATAAACTATATGGCGAATTTTTAATTAATGCTCAAGGAGATAACGTTGTATCTGGAGCTAGTATACCTAATTCCATATTAAGTGATAATAAGGATCAAAAATGCACCTTAAAGTATGCTATGCCTAAGATGTATGAAGAGTTATTACAGCATTGCAAACAATTGGAACAGCATTACTGTAATATTCAAGATATTGAATTTACTATAGAAAAGCAGAAATTATATATATTACAGACAAGATCCGCAAAATGCACAGCATTAGCAACTATTAAGGCACTAGTAGATATGGTTGCCTCTGGGTTAATAACTAAAAAAGATGCGATAGCTAAAATCAATCCAATGTCACTCAATCAATTACTACACTCATATATTGATGAAAGTGAGAATTATAAAGTAATAACTCAAGGACTTCCGTCTACATCAGGAGCTGTAACTGGAGTAATTGCATTATCAGTAGCTGCTGCTGAAAAATTATCTAATCAACATCATAAAGTGATTTTTATATGTTCGAATATTAGTCCAGAAGACATTAAAGCTATGCATATATCTTCTGGCATTTTAACTACTGGTGGAAATACAACTTCTCATGCAGCAATTCTTAGCAGAGCATTAGGAAAGCCATATATTTGCGCTGCTAAAGATGTTATAATTGACCAACAGAATGGACTGATAAAGATAGGCGATATTAGTTTGTATCAAGGCAGTAAAATTACTATAGATGGTAACAGTGGTAAAGTATTTGTAGGAGAAGTAAGATTACTACAGCCAGAATTTTCTAAGGAATGCCAATTATTTATGGAGTGGGCTGATGAAATAAAAACAGTTGAGGTAAAGGCTAATGCAGATACTAGCGATGATGTAAAATTAGCACTGCGACTTGGGGCAACATCTATCGGTCTTTGCCGTACTGAGCATATGCTTCTTGAGGACAACAAAATTAGCCTAGTTCAGGAGACAATTATTGCTGATAATGATAAATGTAGATTGAATGCGCTTGAAAAATTGTTTTTGTTGCATAAAGCTGATTTTAAAGAGCTATTTGCTGCTACAATGCAAACCCCAATTAATATCAGGCTACTTGACGCACCATTACATGAATTTCTACCTACAACATTTACAACTGCACACAATAGAATCATAGATAATCTAAACATTTCTCAAGAAACGTTTAATGCAAGAATTAACACGTTAAAGGAAGTAAATCCTATGTTAGGTCATAGAGGTTGTAGAATCGGTATAAGTTTCCCTGAAATTTATGAAATGCAGGTTCAAGCAATATTTGAAGCTGCAGCTGAAATATTACTTGAGTTAAAAGTTATGCCTAAAATTGAAGTTACTATACCGTTAATTAGCCATAAAAAAGAGTTGCAATTGTTAAAGCAAATAATTTATAAAATAGTAGAAAAAGTAGAACAGCAAAAATTACTT from Orientia tsutsugamushi str. Boryong includes:
- a CDS encoding reverse transcriptase domain-containing protein; the protein is MAVHSIDRNTWLTKLERIKLLSSKNQDIKFNNLNQDIKFNNLNQDIKFNNLGHIIDLKILEEQYKELDSKKAIGIDGITKEDYGKKLKANLLSLLTRICNGKYQAKPARITEIPKEDGGKRPLIISCFEDKIIESTVSKILNSVFEPIFLKYSYGFRPKLNAHDALRELNRLTYNFNKGAIVEIDITKCFNTIKHCELMEFLRKRISDKKFLRLVMKLIETPIIENGTIVTNKEGCRQGSIVSPILANVFLHYVIDSWFAKISKENLMGQTGMVRYCDDMVFVFEREADAKRFYDVLPKRLNKYGLNINEAKSQMIKSGRDHAANLAQQCRKIASYNFLGFTCYWRKSRFGITWRLKYTSRRDRFTEKLKGLRKYLRSQLNKQDKTQTLSQVIRVIR
- the trpS gene encoding tryptophan--tRNA ligase, whose product is MSKRILSGIQVTGKQHLGNYLGSIQKWVQMQSKFQSIFFLANLHSITTSQESLKLSESIFSSACMLLACGINPKQSIIFLQSDVKEHSELAWILNCVTPLGQLKRMTQFKDKTIKCSSNNINLGLLAYPVLMAADVLLYQADLVPVGADQKQHLELVRDIVKIIHHKFNDDTIFKLPELFIDHTAGKIMSLKDGRKKMSKSDISDFSRINLTDSQDVIFRKLQKAKTDCYTQITYDPTSRPEISNLINIFAALSNKTTNDIVKEYEYAELTKFKKDLAMLIIDCLNPILKEYNNYMNNLDYVNQVLITGANQAKIIAEKTITKVKQKFGLQILST
- a CDS encoding ankyrin repeat domain-containing protein is translated as MKVRQYDTLMLPQNQWKALIEHFAIQDKYYWSLRALSRLFPSLITDHAHEAVHYAAYFKANRNLKLLLNPKFNLDLNALSPGNGNTILGNAILGGNLEGVKLLLKMNSVDYTKPNSCNFRPIHVAIWKDEIDIQSHQCIYTTTLRIHYRLKGQTKLLNTHCKFKAQSLQMQLFSRQLYENPFQIEDHNQNDFQTCTILFIKVLSCKSQKYFLKLLESTSKILTSSSFGLAHKRHVLNFISFSATCFELTDRAQTALENLLNTVIIPQNEDLIQIDKLHGLYCYMISRACKELNVDKANYYAELLFNPAAVVNPEDKAEACISLAFLYESLYTSRKAIFYLDKAIETCRSSLLPKLATKCFRALVNKINIYQACNKEQDANECIQHGNLPKSFKDLCLITQKLKFKQYTSVKVTDLVKEVAELEELSSVKFNKSANIKKHNKLIENLGWKYPYFVNTYVFICTHAQDLQTLTHAIQIAESGLSLFPDPAIAFSIIKNTLLIYAKAELYNEGIKFLQKYSTQYPTSQPHILYHKYVLYSNSDNSAKHAKRKLASKFLKELEQKSQNSKVCSILYSKAKELDQSAMQKKIKHQSDNEDTILAALQALFQQKVNSEEEEVNKYSLQENVECQSSDEDSILEALPRLFQAESQNEIEADLNTTHWHIDDQRIISSNNTTSIANSSSFINSDGLFAIIDEKISRQLDTVTKQQCQAALEKGIIHRQKKCSGIKILHVKDNKVIELKLISRDLRLIATTLYINPENKILIIFNKLATHSTLQKNIVKSKYITKNSTCPVNCTEVDKFKIEKSFIPPEESAATAQSCSLSEQIHAKVETKCMIDEFTTLDITDTSDLAESHCENNEDREILGSSKDEGFSLSGRSLL
- a CDS encoding ankyrin repeat-containing protein is translated as MKYKNLHIAKILLNNGANVNAKNNDGHTALPSCCCVSRPNQLLN
- a CDS encoding transposase; its protein translation is MIQSFHKSHHLKIMIEKDKHILEYLPPYSPDLNSIEKIVSR
- a CDS encoding transposase, which codes for MTYGYAGMRCYRVYDWHPSKKTNVIGALVDKCLLTVSIFDCDVNTAIFNCLIEQDLIQKLPNNSVVIVGNASFHKHTHLKITAKSL
- the ppdK gene encoding pyruvate, phosphate dikinase → MSANLPHINSVGQSCNIIEDNLQNLLGNKGITLAQMFSQKLPVPHGFIISTKLYRYYRQNNDSLPSDFISDLKSSILDLEHQTGKNFGDYNNPLLVAVRSSAAVSMPGIMNTILNLGINDIIVEGLSTATGNRIFALDTYVRFIQTYGQVVMGVSPAEFELALNQFKTLNNITSQEQLTPEHLHNLITIFKQIIHKETKQEFPQDVNIQLHQAIQAVLKSWMNHHAITYRKLNNISENIGTAIIVQTMVFGNMGSDSATGVVFTRNPLTGDNKLYGEFLINAQGDNVVSGASIPNSILSDNKDQKCTLKYAMPKMYEELLQHCKQLEQHYCNIQDIEFTIEKQKLYILQTRSAKCTALATIKALVDMVASGLITKKDAIAKINPMSLNQLLHSYIDESENYKVITQGLPSTSGAVTGVIALSVAAAEKLSNQHHKVIFICSNISPEDIKAMHISSGILTTGGNTTSHAAILSRALGKPYICAAKDVIIDQQNGLIKIGDISLYQGSKITIDGNSGKVFVGEVRLLQPEFSKECQLFMEWADEIKTVEVKANADTSDDVKLALRLGATSIGLCRTEHMLLEDNKISLVQETIIADNDKCRLNALEKLFLLHKADFKELFAATMQTPINIRLLDAPLHEFLPTTFTTAHNRIIDNLNISQETFNARINTLKEVNPMLGHRGCRIGISFPEIYEMQVQAIFEAAAEILLELKVMPKIEVTIPLISHKKELQLLKQIIYKIVEKVEQQKLLKYRCKFDYTIGTMIELPRAALQAYELAQEVDFFCFGTNDLTQTTYGISRDDSTSFINQYIENDIFAADPFATLDCEAVGELIQIAIERGRTAKKHLKIGICGEHAADLNSVEFFHKVKVDSISCSPYKIPIARLAAAQAALKNN